GAGAGAGAAAGAAGGAATAGACCATGACTTCGACGATGGACAACAAAGACGCCAAACGGTGGCTTATCGTATTAGGAACAGTAATTATGCAGATGGGTCTAGGTACCATTTATACATGGAGCTTGTTCAATGCACATCTGGTAACAAAATTCGGATGGGAGCTTAACTCTGTTTCTATTACGTTTTCGATCACGAGCTTTGCACTCGCTTTCGCAACCTTGTTCGCAGGGAAATTGCAGGATCGTTTTGGTCTTCGTCGGTTAACTGCCGCCGCAGGGATTGTGCTTGGTCTAGGATTGATTCTTAGCTCTCAGGCGAATTCGCTTCTAATGTTCTATGTACTAGTTGGTGTAATCGTTGGTTTTGCGGACGGAACAGCTTACATCACTTCATTATCTAACTTAATTAAATGGTTTCCAAATAATAAAGGTTTAATCTCTGGTGTGTCCGTGGGTGCTTACGGAACGGGGAGCTTGATTTTTAAATACATCAATGGCGGGTTGATTGACTCGGTGGGTGTATCTAATACGTTTATGTATTGGGGCATGATTGTTATGGTGATGATTGTGATTGGTGCCTTGCTCGTAAGAGAAGCTCCAGTACAAGCGGCATCACTGGGTGCAACATCAACTTCGACTATAGCTAAACCAAAAGACTACACGGTAAAAGAAATGCTACGTACGAAAGAAGCTTACCTGTTGTTCATTATTTTTTTCACCGCTTGTATGTGTGGCCTGTATTTGATCGGTATTGTAAAAGACATCGGCGTGCAGCTGGCTGGACTTGACGTGCAGACGGCAGCTAATGCGGTAGCGATGATTGCCATTTTTAATACAGCAGGACGTTTGATCTTGGGTGCCTTGTCTGATAAAATGAGCCGTTTGAAGCTGGTAGGCGCTTCGCTTGCTGTAACGGCAGCCGCTATGTTGACCCTTAGCTATGCAACGCTGAATTTCGGACTGTTCTTCACTTGTGTAGCAGCCATTGCGTTCTGCTTCGGGGGTAACATTACAGTGTTCCCGGCTATTGTCAGTGACTTCTTTGGTCTGAAGAACCACAGTAAGAACTATGGAATCGTCTATCAAGGGTTCGGTATCGGTGCCCTTTCCGGTTCATTCATCGCCGTCTTCCTGGGTGGGTTTAAACCAACCTTTGTCATCTTCGGCCTCTTATGTCTGCTGGCTTGCATCATTGCGATTTCTCTGAAACCGCCGGTGGTGAAGGTGGAAGAGGAGAAGGCACTTCGGCTCAAAGCTGCAGAACGCACGGCTTAAGGATGTAAGACAACTAAATAATTTTAAAAAGACGTGCAAACTGACAACAGTTGTACGTCTTTTTTCTATAACTATATAAGTAGGTACATCAATAGGATAGTGTGGTTGAAGCAGTGTTGGAAGCAATGTCCTCCAAGTATTCGAGGATAAGCCGCTAGATTATGAAGCTTGGGATATCGATATTTTCTATCAGGAGAAAATGACTGAAATCTCGCAGCTTGATGAATGGGAAATGGTCGAGAACGGTCCGCTACGGGCTGTCTTGCGTATGACCTGGACGTATCATCTCTCGACGATTACTCAGCATATTATTTTCTACCGCGATACGGCTAGAATTGACTTCCGTACAGTAATGGACTGGCATGGGCATAATCAACTGCTGAAAGCGGCATTTCCAGTCGATATTCATGCCTTGGAGGCTACCTACGATATTCAGTTCGGCAATGTTAAGCGGCCGACACACTGGAATACGAGCTGGGATTATGCTCGTTTCGAGACGGTTGGTCACCAGTGGCCGATGTCAGCGAGAAAGGGGATGGCGTAGCCTTGCTCAATGACTGCAAATACGGTTATGACATCAAAGACAGCGTGCTGCGGCTGACACTGCTTAAATCAGCCGTTCACCCCCATCCAGATCAGGATCAGGGCCGTCATACCTTCACTTACGCACTCTATCCGCATACCGGCGATTTTGTGGAGGGCGGAGTTGTCCAAGAGGCCTGGGAGTTGAATAATACCCTGCGTTTCGTACCGGGAGAAATGGAAGGGGAGCCACTATTCTCTATCGAAGGTGAGCATGTGCTAGTTGATGCTATAAAGCGTTCGGAGGATGGGGTGTATGTGCTGCTACGCCTGCATGAATATGCTGGTTCACGAAAGCAGGTGAGTGTGAAGAGCGCGTACCCTATTTCGTCTTGGCAGGAATGTAATTTGATGGAGGAGTCGCAGGAAGCGTGGCGGGAGGAAGAGTTGGCATTCCAGATCAAGCCCTACGAGATTAGAACCTTTAGAATAAATATGGGAAGGGCTCAACAATGAGAGGAAGCCCCAATGGGGTAGTTCAATTCAGCTGTAATTAAAATGCAATTTAAAATGGGGAAATATTTACTTGTAGCCTTGGTGGTGTGTGGAGTATACTAATCACGAGAGGGTTAAGCGCTTAACCTTGGGGAGGATAAGTGAAAATGGTAAATCCAATCGTAGTAGGTATTATTGGCGCAGGCAGAATCGGCCGCCTTCATGCAGATAATCTGCGTATGATGCCATTATTTAAACTAAAATCTATTTCTGAGGCTGTAATAGGTGAGGAATTGTTGGTCTGGGCGGAAAGCCGGAACCTTGGCTCCATATTTGTGAGCGGGGAAGATATACTGAATGATCCTGAGATCGAAGCGGTGTTTATCTGTACACCAACGGATTCCCATGCATACTGGATCGAGCAGGCTGCCCGCGCTAAAAAGCATATTTTTTGCGAGAAGCCGATCAGCCTGTCATCGGCGCAGACAAGCAAGGCATTGCAGACTGTAAAGGAAGAGGGCGTCTTACTTCAGGTCGGATTCAACCGTCGGATGGACCCGAATTTTCGCAGACTCAAGCAGCTGGTTGAGTCGGGGGAGCTGGGCAGCCCACAAATTGTGAAGATTACATCGCGTGATCCGCAGCCTCCGGGCGAGGCTTACGTACGTTCTTCTGGTGGAATGTTTATGGATATGACGATTCATGATTTTGATATGGCTCGCTACCTGATGGGTGAGGAAGTGGCTGAAGTGTATACCCGGGGCGCCAATCTGATTGATCCGATGTTCGGACGCAACGGAGATGTAGACACGGCAGTCATTACACTGACCTTTGCTAGCGGAGCAATCTGCGTTATTGATAACAGTCGGAAGGCTGTATATGGCTATGATCAACGGGTGGAAGTGTTCGGTTCCGGCGGTTCGGCCGTCGCCGATAACTGCCGCCCGACAACTGTGGAAGTATCCACAGCCGCTTCGGTCACGCGCGATCAGCCACTTCATTTTTTCCTTGAGCGGTATAACCAAGCATTCTCGGAAGAGATTTCCGCGTTCGCCCGGGCAATCCGCCTGCAAGAACCGATTATTTGCAGCGGTCTTGACGGACAGCAAGCAGAACGGATTGCCGAAGCTGCGAAAGAATCGCACCTGACCGGGCTTCCGGTCAAGCTGACTCATTGTGCCGGAGAGAAAGTATCGGCAATGTAGGTTTTGTAAGCGGCTGCATACCATGAAGACGGGGGGGCTATGAAAGTGTCCAAATTACTCATAAAGGGAAGACCGCCTGGCAAGGATGGACTGGTGGCGGCAGTGAGCAAGGAGAGTGCCGGGTGGAAGTATGTAGGTTTTGAAGTGTATCAGTTGCAGGCTGGTGATACTCTGAACCGCAGTACGGAAGGGAATGAAATCTGCCTTGTACTATTAGCGGGGAAGGCGAACGTAAGGGCGGATGGTCAATTGTTCACTGACATCGGAGAGCGCATGTCTGTGTTTGAGGATATGCCTCCTTATGCGGTATATATTCCGGCTGGAGGAAGGTATGGAGTTACAGCTTTGACGGAACTGGAGCTTGCCGTCTGTCTTGCACCGGGGACGGGCAAATACGGGCCGCGTCTGATCGCTCCATCCGATGCAGTGGTTGAGGATCGCGGCTTTGGCAGCATGTCGCGCCGGGTGACCAACATTCTTCCTGAGCAAAGTGAGGCCGAGAGTCTGCTTGTCGTAGAGGTGCGCACGGACGGTGGGAATTGGTCCAGTTATCCTCCGCACAAACATGATCAGGAGAATCTACCGGGGGAGTCGTATCTGGAAGAGACTTACTACCACCGGTTAAATCCTGCCCATGGTTTTGTAGTGCAGCGGGTGTACAATGATGACCGTAGTCTCGATGAAACAATGTCTGTGCCCGACCGCAGCATCGTGCTGGTTCCGGAGGGCTATCATCCGGTGTCCGCGCCACCGGGCTATGATTCATATTATCTTAATGTGATGGCGGGTCCGGTCCGTACTTGGGCCTTCCACAATGAGCCGGATCATGAATGGCTATTTAGGACGAAGCAGCACAGACATGACGAGCGGGAATAAGCAAGCGCAATAGGGGCCTCCGCATGGCGGAGGCCCTCTCTTGTGCATTTATTTTTCTCTGAAATTATTCACCAAACATTAGCCGCATTGGACAAGCATTTGGTATCGCTGAATAGACACCACTGGGTGAGTTCTCTATAATCGAGGAATAAGATTGCATGAACGCAAAGGCGGGCTTACTGACGATGAAACCTACAATATATGATGTGGCACGGGAAGCGGGAGTCTCCATCGCTACAGTGTCCAAGGTGTTGAACAAGAGCGGGAGAATCAGTGACAAGACACGGGAGAAGGTTAACCGGATCATGGAAGAGCTGAACTACCGGCCGAGCCTGGTGGCCTCTGCGCTGACGAGCAGGCGGACGGGAACCATCGGACTGATGATTCCCGATATCGCCAACCCCTTCTTTGCAGAGGCGGCCCGTAGCATTGAGGATTATGCACAGGAGCAAGGAAGCGACTTAATCGTGTGCAGTACCGATCGGAGCGACGAGAAGGCGGACAGGTATATTTCGCTGCTCTTGCGCAAAAGAGTGGATGGCCTGATTATTGCTTCTCATACCGGAAGTACGGACATGATCCGCCATCTGCTGGCCGACCAAGTGCCGTTAGTGTTGTTCTCGGCCGATATCCGGATCATTGAGAGCAACAGTGTCACTGTGGATGACTATAAGGGAGGCTATCAGGCGACGGAATATTTACTGTCCTTGGGACATCGCAGACTAGGCATCATCTCCGACAATCTGCCAGGGAGCAAGCTGCGCGCTGAGGGCTTCCTAGATGCGCTGAAGGCGGCGGGTGTTCCGTTTGATAATCCGGTCAATATCATACATACATCGGCCACACTGGAGAATGGACGCAAGGCGGCAGCCGCGATGTTGAGTCAGGCGGAAGACCGACCGACCGCTATATTTGCCTGCAACGATCTACTCGCGATCGGGGTAATGAAGGAGGCGCGCAGCGCAGGGTTGTCGATTCCTCTTGATCTGTCCGTAGTGGGTTTTGACAATACGATGCTGGCTGAAATCTGCCATCCTACCTTGACCAGTATTGCCCAGCCTTTGCGTGAGATGACGGAGCAAGCAATGATTCTGCTGAACGAATCCATCGTTAATCCCTCTAGTCCCAAGCGCAAGATTATGCTGATGCCGGAGTTGATTGTCCGTCATTCCACGGGTCCTGCGCCGCTTTAAGTGGCAATGGAATTTGCGCAAACATTAAGAAAGTATAAGTTGCACAATATATATCCCTTATATTATCTGTTATCTGAAGACTTGTTCACCCGCTGCTTTCTGTCGGTGGACTGGTCTTTTGTTGCTTGATTTCTGGTCAGTATCCCCCAATCGCTACTTCGCTTAAACTTCAGGATTGCAAAACCTTAAATTCTAAACTATACTTAATGTAAATTTGGTTAAGCGCTTACCCCACCTCACCCCATTAATGGTTGCTTCTCATAAATACCCAGAGCTTTGTTTGATCCTTTTTCATGAATCCATTTCACTGAAGTTTTTTTCAAGGAGGCGTCACTATGAACGATTTGCAGTTCGATCCTACCCGGCCGCTGGATTTAATCGCTGTTGGTAGGCTCTGTATTGACTTGAATGCCAATGAAACCGGAAGACCGATGGAAGAGACGATGACGTTTACCAAATATGTCGGCGGATCTCCCGCCAATATCGTGATCGGCGCAGCGCGGCTAGGAATGAACACTGGTTTCATCGGCAAGATCGCGGATGATCAAATGGGGCTTTTTATCCGAACCTATTTGCAGCAGAATGGCATTGACGACAGTCAGGTGAGCGTTGACCGGACAGGCGCGGTGACTGGACTTGCTTTTACTGAAATACGGAGCCCTCAGGAATGTAGTATTCTGATGTACCGGGACCATGTGGCGGATTTGCTACTGGATACCGAAGAGATCTCAGAAGATTACATCCGAAAGTCTAAAGCGCTGCTGATCTCAGGCACCGCATTGGCACAAAGCCCGTCCCGTGAAGCCGTGTTTGTCACGCTGGAATTTGCCCGGAAGCATAATGTCACTGTATTTTTTGATCTGGATTATCGTCCATATACCTGGAAGTCAGCCGCAGAAACAGCGGTTTATTATAACCTAGCAGCTGAGAAATGCGATTGTATCATTGGCACTCGTGAGGAATTTAATATGATGGAGAACTTGTACAATGAGACAGATGCTGACGATGAAGCAACGGCAGATCGCTGGTTCTCGCACCAAGCGAAGCTAGTCGTCATCAAGCATGGAGGAAGCGGGTCAATCTCCTATACGGCGGACGGACAAAAGCACCAGAGTGGTATTTTTCCTACGAAGGTATTGAAGACGTTTGGTGCAGGTGATTCTTACGCTTCGGCCTTTATCCACAGTCTAATGCGAGGTGAAAGCGTTAGCGATGCCATGAGACGTGGCAGTGCCTCCGCATCCATCGTCATCTCACGTCATAGCTGCTCCGATGCAATGCCAACTTTAGATGAATTGGAAGCGTTCTTATTAACTAATGAGGAAATCGTCTCAGGGGCTGAGTAATCAGACGGCAGTATCAGAGAACACTAATTCAGTCACTATAGCAATCATTAACATGGTAGCAACAACATTTGCACCAATACATCACTAGAGTCGAAGGAGTGGGTAGGATGGAACAGCAAAACGTACAGGTTCTGCACAATTATATTGACGGGCAATGGGTAGAAGCAGCCACGAAGCAGACAGATCCGGTGTATAATCCGGCCTCGGGTGAGGAATTAGCCAGAGTTCCACTGTCCGGCAGAGAAGATGTAGACCGGGCTGTGGCGGCAGCGAAGGTGGCTTTTGCAGGATGGTCCAAAACGCCGGTGCCGCGAAGAGCACGGATCTTGTTCAAATACCAGCAGCTTTTGGTGGAGCATTGGGATGAACTGGCGAGAACGATTACGCTGGAGAACGGAAAAAGCTTTAAGGAAGCCTACGGAGAAGTCCAACGCGGCATCGAGTGTGTGGAATTCGCGGCTGGTGCGCCGACGCTGATGATGGGCCGGCAGCTGCCGGATATCGCGACAGGCATTGAGTCCGGAATGTATCGCTATCCCATCGGTGTGATTGGTGGGATCACTCCATTTAACTTTCCGATGATGGTACCCTGCTGGATGTTCCCGCTAGCTATTGCCTGTGGTAATACCTTTGTGCTGAAGCCCTCCGAACGTACACCGCTGCTGGCGGCGCGTTTAGTGGAACTGATGACGGAAGCCGGACTTCCGAAAGGAGTGCTCAATGTAGTTAACGGAGCACATGATGTTGTAAACGGGCTGCTAGAGCATCCGGATGTTAAAGCGATTTCCTTCGTTGGCTCGCAGCCGGTAGCTGAGTATGTATATAAGAAGGGAACAGCACATTTGAAGCGAGTTCAGGCGTTGGCAGGAGCGAAGAATCATTCCATCGTGCTTGCTGATGCGAACCTTGAAGCTTCGGCATCGCAGATTGTTAACGCTGCTTTCGGCTCTGCCGGAGAGCGCTGCATGGCTTGCTCCGTGGTAACGGTGCAGGAAGAGGTCGCGGATGAGTTAATCTCGATTCTGCTGCGTGAATGTGACAGTATGATCATTGGCAACGGCCTGAGTGAAGACACGTTTCTTGGACCGGTTATCCGCCAAAATCATAAGGACAAAACGGTTGCTTATATCGAACAGGGTGTAGCTGAGGGAGCGAAGTTGCTCAGGGATGGCCGAGAGGACGCCGCTGTGAAGGGACAGGGTTATTTTATCGGACCGACGGTTTTCGATGGGGTGACCCAGGAAATGAAGATCTGGCAGGAGGAAATTTTCGCACCCGTCCTTGCGGTGATCCGCGTTAAGGATGTGGAGGAGGCGGTTGAAGTCGCCAATGCGTCGCGGTTTGCTAACGGAGCCTGCATTTTTACGAACGATGGCGGGAAAGTGCGCTATTTCCGGGAGTATATCGAGTCAGGCATGCTTGGTGTCAATGTCGGCGTGCCAGCACCGATGGCCTTCTTCCCTTTCTCCGGCTGGAAGGATTCCTTTTACGGCGATCTTCATGCGAATGGAAGCGACGGAATCGAATTTTATACACGTAAAAAAGTCGTTACTGCCCGCTGGCAATAACAACAGACGAAGGGGGGGGATTTATGTGGATACGGTCAGATTAACGACGGCGCAGGCGCTGGTGAAATTTCTAGATCAGCAATATGTAGACTTTGGCGAAGGAGCGGAGCGTTTCGTACACGGTATATTCACCGTTTTCGGTCATGGCAATGTCCTCGGCTTGGGTCAGGCGCTGCAGGAAGCACCAGGTGCATTGACGGTCTACCAGGGGAGAAACGAGCAGGGAATGGTTCATGCAGCAACTGCGTTCGCCAAGCAGAATCGCAGGCGGAAGATTATGGCCTGCACCGCCTCGGTGGGTCCGGGAGCGGCCAACATGCTGACGGCCGCCGCCACCGCGACAGCGAATCAGATTCCGGTGCTACTGCTGCCTGGTGACACATTTGCTACCCGCCAGCCCGATCCAGTGCTACAGCAAATGGAGCATACCTATAACCTGTCGATCACGGTCAACGACGCATTTAAAGCGGTGAGTAAATATTGGGATCGGATCTATCGACCGGAGCAGCTGATGTCGGCATTGCTGAATGCAATGCGTGTGCTGACCGATCAGGCCGACACCGGAGCGGTTACGATCGCACTGCCACAGGATGTGCAAGGGGAAGCTTGGGACTATCCGATTGAGTTCTTCCGCAAGCGCATCCACCGGGTCGTTTCCCGTCTTCCCCGTCCAGATGAGATCGCCGCGGCGGCTGATCTTATTGCAGGTAAACAGCGACCTTTGCTGGTCTGCGGTGGAGGAGTCCGGTATGCGAATGCTGGAGCGGACTTACGTGCTTTTGCCGAGAAATTCGCCATCCCGTTCGGCGAAACGCAGGCTGGAAAAAGTGCAGTGGCAAGCGATTGTGCCTACAATCTCGGTGGTATAGGCGTTACCGGCAATGGCAGTGCCAATGTCCTGGCCACAGAAGCGGATCTGGTGATCGGTGTTGGCACTCGGTTTACGGACTTTACCACTGCTTCGAAGAGTCTGTTTGCGCATTCCGAAGTGGAGTTTCTGACGATCAATGCCTCTCCTTATCATGCTGCTAAACTGGATGCTCTGGCTGTAGTCTGCGATGCTGCCGAAGGTTTGAAAGCACTGACGGAAGCCCTGGAGGAGCGCGGTTACCGTTCAGGATATACGGACGAAATCGTGTCGGCAAGGAAGGTATGGGAAGTGGAAAGAGAGCGTCTCACAGGCGTGGAGTATCCGGTGAAGGAGGATGCGAACAGTGCTTCAGCTTCCTTTGTGCCCGAAATTGCCGGGCACTTGGATGACAAGCTTTCCGAGTATGCGGCGATGCTGAATACTTCTCTGACGCAAACACAAGTACTCGGGATACTCAATGAGCACCTCCCGAAAGATGCTATAGTCATTGGGGCCGCAGGCAGTCTGCCAGGTGATATGCAGCGGATGTGGAATTGCGCTGTGCCGGATACTTACCATATGGAATACGGTTTTTCGTGCATGGGTTATGAAATCTCCGGTGCACTCGGCGTGAAATTGGCTGAACCGGAACGGGAAGTATATGCGCTGGTAGGAGACGGTAGCTATCAAATGTTGCACTCTGAACTGGTGACAAGCCTTCAGGAGAACAAGAAAATTAACGTGATTCTGCTGGACAATGCTGGCTTCGGTTGTATTAACAATTTGCAGATGGAGCAGGGTCTAAACAGCATGGCCACTGAATTTCGCTACCGCGGCCCGGAGGGCCAATTGAGTGGAGAACTGATGCACATAGATTATGCCGCCAGTGCCGCCGGTTATGGAGTCAAAACCTTCCGTGCGACGACGCCTGAACAGCTTCTAAACGCACTTGAGGAAGCTCGAATGCAAGAGCGGTCCACGCTGATCGACATCAAGGTGCTGCCAAAGACAATGACACATGGCTACGGAGCCTGGTGGCATGTCGGTGTACCGGAAGTGTCCAACAGTGAAGCGGTCCAAGCGGCCTATGAGCAGAAGCTTGGGCAGCTTGGAAAGGCGCGAAGTTATTAGAATCTGTAATATTGTGAAACGGAAGGGGTAGAATCGATGATGTTCAAAGAACATGCGGTCAAGCTGGCGATTGCTCCCATCGCTTGGACCAATGATGATATGCCTGAACTGGGAAAGGACAATACCTTTGAACAGTGCATTAGCGAGATGGCACTTGCCGGGTTCCAGGGAAGTGAGGTAGGAAATAAATATCCACGCTCCCCGGAGCAGCTGCACCGGGCACTGGGACTTCGTGGACTTGAAATTGCTAGCGCCTGGTTCAGCGCGTATCTGACTGTGCGTCCGTATGAGGAGACAGCTGAGGCCTTTCGCGCGCACCGTGATTTTTTACATGTGATGGGGGCAAAAGTGATTGTGGTTTCAGAGCAGGGGCGGAGCATTCAGGGGCAAATGGATACACCGCTGTTCGCTAATAAGCCTGTGTTCACGGAAGCAGAGTGGGTCACACTTGCTAATGGACTGAGTGGACTGGGTCGTCTGGCTGCCGAAAAAGATATGACACTTGTGTATCACCACCATATGGGGACTGGTATACAGACGGGGGCTGAAATTGCCCAACTGATGAAACTTACGGAGCCCAGTGAGGTATCCCTACTGTTCGATACCGGTCATTTGGCCTTTGCCGGTGAGAATCCCTTGGAAGTGCTACGAGAGCATTTACCCCGGATTAAACATGTACATCTGAAAGATATACGTGCTGAGGTCACCCAGCGTGTCATGCAGGATCAGCTCAGCTTTCTGCAGGCTGTAAAAGCGGGAGCATTCACCGTACCTGGTGATGGCTGCATTTCGTTTGAAGAGATTTTCTCGGAATTGGCACAGCACTCCTATACAGGATGGTTCGTGGTCGAAGCGGAGCAGGACCCGGCGCTTGCAGATCCGTTAGAATATGCGATAAAGGCGCGCCGTTATATCAGGGATATCAGCGGTTTATAAGTCAATGACTGGCAGTCAATCATTGTTTGACGGACGGGCAGATATATATGCGGGGTTGCACGGCTACAGCTGTGCGCACCCCGCATTTTTCAATATCTAATCAATGATAAGTTTACTTTATACATAACTTCTTAATGTTTTGGTAAAGGGTTATCAGTCTATACATCACTACAAACCGAAGGTGCATTTCTCGGCTTGGCTTTACCGTATCGCCTATAACCACTGCTTGAATCTACTGCGCAAGCGTCGCCTGCAAAAGCAGGTCATGCGTATCTTCCGGCCAGAGGTTATGTCTGCAAGTCCCGAATAAGAGCTGGATGATCGGTTGTATAATCCTTCATTGTCAGCTACGTTATCGCGGTTGTCTCTGGAGGAGAGAAATATGCTTATTCTGAGGGTGTTTGAGGAGAAAACATATACAGAGATAAGTGAGATTCTAGGGGTTAGGCCCAATGCGCTGACTAAGAGGATGAATCGAATCAAGCATAGTATATCAACCCGAAAACGATCGTTCTCACTGAGGATGATGAATAAAACAACAGCTGTTGCCAGTATGTTAACACTATTTCTACTGATCTCTGTGACCGCTTATGCTGCGTCGGAATATATTCAGATCCGCAATAGTGAAGGGGTAGTGAAGGTTCAACATGTCGCGCCGAATGAAGCAGCGGGAGTAGCGTCTTTTGATAAATATGCAGCGCAGGTATACGCATTTGCTAAACCGGATGAACTGATCGCCTATCTTGTGAAAAATAAAGCAGGCGCATTAGGCCTGGCGACAGAATTGTCTTTTAAGTATAAAGAGCAGCGGATAGGTGCATATTCTGATTTCTTGAAGGAAATCAAACGGACAGGGGCACCAAAGCTCCCTGAATTGGCAGCAGGGTATGCTTTTAAATATGGGGTTATAAACCCTAATCTTCCGACTACAGATGCAGATAAGAAAAGTTCTCTATATCAGGATACACTACAAGATCTTACTGCCCAGGCAAACAAGGATAAAGGGAACGGTAATTTATTCATGAAGGCTATACCGTGGTCGGAGCCCGGCTGGATAAGCGCTACTTATTCGAAGGACAACGCTTATATAGGTATCTCTGCATCGATCATGAAAGATGGCAAAATGTTTGTAGAGCAGGAGCCTGAGAATCAAGCGAATAAAATTATGGTCGCAGGGACAGAAGTGATCTATAACAAAGTAGTAAAGGAAGAGGTCAGCTACGATTATCTGAATTGGTATAATGAGAAGCAGGATGCGTATTATACACTCACTAGCTAT
The window above is part of the Paenibacillus sp. FSL K6-0276 genome. Proteins encoded here:
- a CDS encoding glycosyl hydrolase-related protein, which encodes MEGEPLFSIEGEHVLVDAIKRSEDGVYVLLRLHEYAGSRKQVSVKSAYPISSWQECNLMEESQEAWREEELAFQIKPYEIRTFRINMGRAQQ
- the iolB gene encoding 5-deoxy-glucuronate isomerase, with amino-acid sequence MSKLLIKGRPPGKDGLVAAVSKESAGWKYVGFEVYQLQAGDTLNRSTEGNEICLVLLAGKANVRADGQLFTDIGERMSVFEDMPPYAVYIPAGGRYGVTALTELELAVCLAPGTGKYGPRLIAPSDAVVEDRGFGSMSRRVTNILPEQSEAESLLVVEVRTDGGNWSSYPPHKHDQENLPGESYLEETYYHRLNPAHGFVVQRVYNDDRSLDETMSVPDRSIVLVPEGYHPVSAPPGYDSYYLNVMAGPVRTWAFHNEPDHEWLFRTKQHRHDERE
- a CDS encoding LacI family DNA-binding transcriptional regulator, with amino-acid sequence MNAKAGLLTMKPTIYDVAREAGVSIATVSKVLNKSGRISDKTREKVNRIMEELNYRPSLVASALTSRRTGTIGLMIPDIANPFFAEAARSIEDYAQEQGSDLIVCSTDRSDEKADRYISLLLRKRVDGLIIASHTGSTDMIRHLLADQVPLVLFSADIRIIESNSVTVDDYKGGYQATEYLLSLGHRRLGIISDNLPGSKLRAEGFLDALKAAGVPFDNPVNIIHTSATLENGRKAAAAMLSQAEDRPTAIFACNDLLAIGVMKEARSAGLSIPLDLSVVGFDNTMLAEICHPTLTSIAQPLREMTEQAMILLNESIVNPSSPKRKIMLMPELIVRHSTGPAPL
- the iolG gene encoding inositol 2-dehydrogenase, with product MVNPIVVGIIGAGRIGRLHADNLRMMPLFKLKSISEAVIGEELLVWAESRNLGSIFVSGEDILNDPEIEAVFICTPTDSHAYWIEQAARAKKHIFCEKPISLSSAQTSKALQTVKEEGVLLQVGFNRRMDPNFRRLKQLVESGELGSPQIVKITSRDPQPPGEAYVRSSGGMFMDMTIHDFDMARYLMGEEVAEVYTRGANLIDPMFGRNGDVDTAVITLTFASGAICVIDNSRKAVYGYDQRVEVFGSGGSAVADNCRPTTVEVSTAASVTRDQPLHFFLERYNQAFSEEISAFARAIRLQEPIICSGLDGQQAERIAEAAKESHLTGLPVKLTHCAGEKVSAM
- the iolC gene encoding 5-dehydro-2-deoxygluconokinase; the encoded protein is MNDLQFDPTRPLDLIAVGRLCIDLNANETGRPMEETMTFTKYVGGSPANIVIGAARLGMNTGFIGKIADDQMGLFIRTYLQQNGIDDSQVSVDRTGAVTGLAFTEIRSPQECSILMYRDHVADLLLDTEEISEDYIRKSKALLISGTALAQSPSREAVFVTLEFARKHNVTVFFDLDYRPYTWKSAAETAVYYNLAAEKCDCIIGTREEFNMMENLYNETDADDEATADRWFSHQAKLVVIKHGGSGSISYTADGQKHQSGIFPTKVLKTFGAGDSYASAFIHSLMRGESVSDAMRRGSASASIVISRHSCSDAMPTLDELEAFLLTNEEIVSGAE
- a CDS encoding CoA-acylating methylmalonate-semialdehyde dehydrogenase; protein product: MEQQNVQVLHNYIDGQWVEAATKQTDPVYNPASGEELARVPLSGREDVDRAVAAAKVAFAGWSKTPVPRRARILFKYQQLLVEHWDELARTITLENGKSFKEAYGEVQRGIECVEFAAGAPTLMMGRQLPDIATGIESGMYRYPIGVIGGITPFNFPMMVPCWMFPLAIACGNTFVLKPSERTPLLAARLVELMTEAGLPKGVLNVVNGAHDVVNGLLEHPDVKAISFVGSQPVAEYVYKKGTAHLKRVQALAGAKNHSIVLADANLEASASQIVNAAFGSAGERCMACSVVTVQEEVADELISILLRECDSMIIGNGLSEDTFLGPVIRQNHKDKTVAYIEQGVAEGAKLLRDGREDAAVKGQGYFIGPTVFDGVTQEMKIWQEEIFAPVLAVIRVKDVEEAVEVANASRFANGACIFTNDGGKVRYFREYIESGMLGVNVGVPAPMAFFPFSGWKDSFYGDLHANGSDGIEFYTRKKVVTARWQ
- a CDS encoding OFA family MFS transporter; this translates as MTSTMDNKDAKRWLIVLGTVIMQMGLGTIYTWSLFNAHLVTKFGWELNSVSITFSITSFALAFATLFAGKLQDRFGLRRLTAAAGIVLGLGLILSSQANSLLMFYVLVGVIVGFADGTAYITSLSNLIKWFPNNKGLISGVSVGAYGTGSLIFKYINGGLIDSVGVSNTFMYWGMIVMVMIVIGALLVREAPVQAASLGATSTSTIAKPKDYTVKEMLRTKEAYLLFIIFFTACMCGLYLIGIVKDIGVQLAGLDVQTAANAVAMIAIFNTAGRLILGALSDKMSRLKLVGASLAVTAAAMLTLSYATLNFGLFFTCVAAIAFCFGGNITVFPAIVSDFFGLKNHSKNYGIVYQGFGIGALSGSFIAVFLGGFKPTFVIFGLLCLLACIIAISLKPPVVKVEEEKALRLKAAERTA